In one Campylobacter insulaenigrae NCTC 12927 genomic region, the following are encoded:
- a CDS encoding universal stress protein, with amino-acid sequence MRQKILVCIDILEPCKNSVDYGIYFAKKLNLPLMFLYVVESNFTNTELACSFGIGSSGCVIEDLVEEQTQKNENLCKESKKILKELSLYAKDKGVAECFGVQRDGDLEEILKDYDGKMRLVIAGLKGNGEKQKIGKHIEELVRALNVPILLINSAFKEIKSVMMAYDGSQLAKKAITQAIQAPLFKDAKRYVVNVSNDEKNSWELLLQANKLFKDANLTIETKHLNGEICKALFDFQEQNNVDLLIMGAYSHHWLKSILFGSLTNEILTKSKKPLLLIR; translated from the coding sequence ATGAGACAAAAAATTTTAGTTTGTATTGATATTTTAGAACCTTGTAAAAATAGTGTAGATTATGGTATATATTTTGCTAAAAAATTAAATTTACCTTTGATGTTTTTATATGTTGTAGAATCAAATTTTACTAATACAGAGCTTGCTTGTAGCTTTGGAATAGGTTCTAGTGGATGCGTGATAGAAGATTTGGTTGAAGAACAAACTCAAAAGAATGAAAATTTATGTAAAGAAAGTAAAAAAATTTTAAAAGAATTGAGTCTTTACGCAAAAGACAAAGGTGTTGCTGAGTGCTTTGGTGTACAAAGAGATGGTGATTTAGAAGAAATTTTAAAAGACTATGATGGTAAGATGAGACTAGTTATAGCTGGATTAAAAGGTAATGGAGAAAAACAAAAGATAGGAAAGCACATAGAAGAATTAGTAAGAGCACTTAACGTGCCAATTTTACTGATAAATTCTGCTTTTAAAGAAATAAAAAGCGTTATGATGGCATATGATGGAAGCCAATTAGCAAAAAAAGCTATAACACAAGCAATACAAGCCCCACTTTTTAAAGATGCAAAGCGTTATGTAGTAAATGTATCTAACGATGAGAAAAATTCTTGGGAATTATTGTTGCAGGCAAATAAACTTTTTAAAGATGCAAATTTAACAATCGAAACTAAGCATCTAAATGGTGAAATTTGTAAAGCTTTGTTTGATTTTCAAGAGCAAAATAATGTAGATTTGCTTATAATGGGTGCGTATTCTCATCATTGGTTAAAAAGTATTCTTTTTGGAAGCTTAACAAATGAAATTTTAACAAAATCTAAAAAACCTTTATTGTTAATACGCTAG
- a CDS encoding YeiH family protein, with protein sequence MHKKRKNIYKGRKFESAMLLIVLAFCSYAVSELSFFKNYGISALIVAVLIGAMIGNFAHQNTTLLKKTGILNIATKQVLRLGIILYGFRITFYDIQQVGMGGICVALIIVFSTFFIGLLLGKFFKLDLKESMLISSGSSICGAAAVMASESIIKGGPDRVGIAICTVVVFGTLGMFLFPIAWNLGWLNFFDLNHMGYFMGATLHEVAHAVAAGEAIKAGDSAVIEKMIRVLMLVPFLIFLAIFSLKFLNKNGEKVGIKDNIPYFALWFLIASGISSLDILNTDFAITYIKSTITIIDTLLLSIAMVALGVNIHRNVILKAGFKPFFMALVLFVWLIVSGIFLVNYFM encoded by the coding sequence ATGCACAAAAAAAGAAAAAATATTTACAAAGGTAGAAAATTTGAAAGTGCTATGTTATTAATTGTATTAGCATTTTGTTCATATGCTGTATCAGAACTTTCATTTTTTAAAAATTATGGGATTTCAGCTTTAATTGTAGCAGTGCTTATTGGAGCTATGATAGGAAATTTTGCACATCAAAATACAACTTTACTTAAAAAAACAGGAATCTTAAATATAGCTACAAAACAAGTTTTGAGACTTGGCATAATACTCTATGGCTTTAGAATTACTTTTTATGACATACAACAAGTTGGAATGGGTGGTATTTGCGTAGCTTTAATAATAGTATTTTCTACATTTTTTATAGGACTTTTACTTGGGAAATTTTTCAAACTTGATTTAAAAGAAAGTATGTTAATTAGTAGTGGTTCTAGTATATGTGGTGCAGCAGCAGTTATGGCTAGTGAAAGTATAATAAAAGGTGGTCCAGATAGAGTTGGTATAGCTATTTGCACCGTAGTTGTTTTTGGGACTTTAGGAATGTTTTTATTTCCTATTGCTTGGAATTTAGGTTGGCTTAACTTTTTTGATCTAAATCATATGGGATATTTTATGGGAGCTACGCTACATGAGGTTGCGCATGCAGTTGCTGCAGGAGAAGCCATAAAAGCTGGAGATAGTGCTGTTATTGAAAAAATGATCAGAGTTTTAATGTTAGTTCCATTTTTAATATTTCTTGCAATTTTTTCTTTAAAATTTTTAAATAAAAATGGTGAAAAAGTTGGTATAAAAGATAATATTCCTTATTTTGCTTTATGGTTTTTAATAGCAAGTGGAATTAGTTCTTTAGATATACTAAATACTGATTTTGCTATAACCTACATAAAATCAACAATTACAATTATAGATACACTTTTGCTTTCTATTGCTATGGTGGCATTAGGTGTCAATATACATAGAAATGTTATTTTAAAAGCAGGATTTAAACCTTTTTTTATGGCTTTGGTACTTTTTGTATGGCTTATAGTATCAGGAATTTTTCTTGTTAATTATTTTATGTAA
- a CDS encoding LysR family transcriptional regulator, giving the protein MTFKQIKYFQALSKNLNLRSCAKELNITQAALSLAIFELEKNLNVKLFDRNSKFLSLNEKGKVFLKQISPLIFEFECIQKQMQDDNFYELSMKVSQNIGIYLLCGVLDKKDDNIKLDLSLDNSKNIIKSVLEKEIDLGVIEGICKDKDLRKIKICDDELIVVSKNYFNKDFFIDELKNFKWLSREKGSGAREVFLNALPKGVDLKLIYELNSTAMIKELVKKGNFLAVLPKFSVKEELENKKLFQIRLKNFKISRELFVIYHKSKEPNKKFINFCEFLIKQIQREF; this is encoded by the coding sequence TTGACTTTTAAGCAAATAAAATATTTTCAAGCACTAAGTAAAAATCTAAATTTAAGATCTTGTGCAAAGGAATTAAATATTACTCAAGCTGCACTTTCGTTGGCTATTTTTGAATTAGAAAAAAATTTAAATGTAAAATTATTTGATAGAAATTCAAAATTTCTAAGTTTAAATGAAAAAGGTAAGGTATTTTTAAAACAAATTTCTCCTTTGATTTTTGAATTTGAATGCATACAAAAGCAAATGCAAGATGATAATTTTTACGAATTAAGCATGAAGGTTAGTCAAAATATCGGTATTTATTTACTTTGTGGAGTTTTAGATAAAAAAGATGATAATATAAAATTAGATCTTTCGTTAGATAATAGTAAAAATATCATAAAAAGTGTTTTAGAGAAGGAGATTGATCTTGGCGTAATAGAAGGTATATGTAAAGACAAAGATCTTCGAAAAATTAAAATTTGTGATGATGAATTAATCGTTGTTAGTAAAAATTATTTTAATAAAGATTTTTTTATAGATGAATTAAAAAATTTTAAATGGCTTAGTAGAGAAAAAGGTTCTGGAGCTAGAGAAGTATTTTTAAATGCTCTTCCAAAAGGTGTTGATTTAAAATTAATATATGAATTAAATTCTACAGCTATGATAAAAGAACTTGTAAAAAAAGGAAATTTTTTAGCTGTTTTACCAAAATTTAGCGTAAAAGAAGAACTAGAAAATAAAAAATTATTTCAAATAAGATTAAAAAATTTTAAAATTTCAAGAGAATTGTTTGTGATTTATCATAAAAGCAAGGAACCAAACAAGAAATTTATAAATTTTTGTGAATTTTTAATCAAACAGATTCAAAGAGAATTTTAA
- the murD gene encoding UDP-N-acetylmuramoyl-L-alanine--D-glutamate ligase codes for MKISLFGYGKTTKAFAQRFANCDIYDDNFKDISKDEFNNTFLPPHEFDSNKSTLEIPSPGFPNDHFLIKNAKNLISEYDFFYDAMPKSVWISGTNGKTTTTQMTHHLLKHINAQMGANIGIPLANLDTNANLWILESSSFSLFYTKVAKPEIYALLPISPDHLSWHNNFKEYEEAKLKVLKRMNENDVAILPKKYETYPCAAHIISYFDEYELAHKMEIDVEKINFKTPFLLDAIMALSIEKIILDRCSYDLLNEFKIEKDKLEELNDHKNRLWVNDTKATNLDASLAALKRYKEKSIHLIIGGDDKGVDLSDLFNFMKTLNIKLYAIGSNTDKILTLAKKANIQAYSCKFLDVAVNKINENLKIGEIALLSPACASLDQFKSYQERGEKFKKYIANLT; via the coding sequence ATGAAAATTTCACTTTTTGGATATGGAAAAACTACAAAAGCTTTTGCGCAACGCTTCGCAAATTGCGATATCTATGATGATAATTTTAAAGATATTAGTAAAGATGAATTTAACAACACTTTTTTACCACCACATGAATTTGATTCTAATAAAAGTACATTAGAAATTCCAAGCCCTGGGTTTCCTAACGATCATTTTCTCATAAAAAATGCAAAAAATTTAATCAGCGAATATGACTTTTTTTATGATGCTATGCCAAAAAGTGTATGGATAAGTGGCACAAATGGCAAAACAACTACTACCCAAATGACTCATCATTTATTAAAACATATCAATGCACAAATGGGTGCAAACATAGGAATACCTTTAGCAAATTTAGATACAAACGCAAATTTATGGATACTAGAGAGTTCTTCTTTCTCGCTTTTTTATACTAAGGTTGCAAAACCTGAAATTTATGCGCTCTTACCTATAAGTCCTGATCATCTCTCATGGCATAATAATTTTAAAGAATACGAAGAAGCTAAATTAAAAGTATTAAAACGAATGAATGAAAATGATGTTGCAATATTACCTAAAAAATATGAAACTTATCCTTGTGCAGCTCATATTATAAGTTACTTTGATGAATACGAACTTGCCCACAAAATGGAAATCGACGTAGAAAAAATAAATTTTAAAACACCCTTTTTACTTGATGCAATAATGGCACTAAGTATTGAAAAAATTATATTAGATCGATGCTCTTATGATCTTTTAAACGAATTTAAAATTGAAAAAGATAAATTAGAAGAATTAAATGACCATAAAAATAGACTATGGGTAAATGATACCAAAGCTACAAATTTAGATGCGAGTTTAGCGGCATTAAAACGCTACAAAGAAAAATCAATTCATCTTATTATAGGTGGAGATGATAAAGGAGTAGATCTTAGTGATTTATTTAATTTTATGAAAACACTAAATATAAAACTTTATGCCATAGGTTCTAATACAGATAAAATTTTAACATTAGCAAAAAAAGCAAATATACAAGCGTATTCTTGCAAATTTTTAGATGTTGCAGTAAATAAAATAAATGAGAATTTAAAAATTGGTGAAATTGCTCTTTTAAGTCCAGCTTGTGCTAGTTTGGACCAATTTAAATCCTATCAAGAAAGAGGAGAAAAATTTAAAAAATATATAGCGAATTTAACTTAA
- the mraY gene encoding phospho-N-acetylmuramoyl-pentapeptide-transferase, with product MLSKNKHKVKILLYLTNYTDYMFFSYISVRAGFAFFIALFLSLYFMPRFIKWAQNKKANQPIYQYAPQSHQVKCHTPTMGGLIFIFATIIASVICADLNNFYVIVGLLCLILFCGIGLIDDLGKILKKDNHAGLSPKMKLFSQFGAALICVVLLYIMNINTEFYLPLYKYALFDGSIFMLILWVLVLISSSNAVNLTDGLDGLATVPSMFSLVSLGIFLYLSGNVIYSSYLFLPKIQGLGELVVVSAALIGSLMGFLWYNCYPAQVFMGDSGSLSIGAFLGYLGIVSKNEILLLLIGFVFVLETISVILQVGSFKIFNKRVFKMAPIHHHFEKVGWVENKIIVRFWMIALLANIIALISIKLR from the coding sequence ATGCTTTCAAAAAACAAACATAAGGTTAAAATTTTGCTTTATCTTACAAATTATACTGATTATATGTTTTTTTCTTACATAAGTGTGCGAGCTGGATTTGCTTTTTTTATTGCATTATTTTTAAGTTTATATTTTATGCCACGATTTATTAAATGGGCGCAAAATAAAAAAGCAAACCAACCAATTTACCAATACGCTCCACAATCTCACCAAGTAAAATGCCACACTCCAACAATGGGAGGGTTGATTTTTATATTCGCTACCATTATTGCAAGTGTTATATGCGCTGATTTAAATAATTTTTATGTAATAGTAGGTTTGTTGTGTTTGATTTTATTCTGTGGTATAGGTTTAATTGATGATTTAGGTAAAATTTTAAAAAAAGACAATCATGCAGGACTTAGTCCAAAAATGAAATTATTTAGTCAATTTGGTGCTGCTTTAATTTGTGTCGTGTTGCTTTATATAATGAATATAAATACCGAATTTTATCTACCACTTTATAAATATGCCTTATTTGATGGTAGTATTTTTATGTTAATTTTATGGGTCTTAGTTTTGATATCAAGCTCAAATGCTGTCAACCTAACCGATGGATTAGATGGTCTTGCAACAGTTCCTTCAATGTTTTCATTGGTGAGTCTTGGAATTTTTTTATATCTAAGCGGCAATGTCATTTATAGCTCTTATTTATTTTTACCAAAAATTCAAGGTCTAGGAGAACTTGTAGTAGTAAGCGCTGCTTTGATTGGTTCTTTGATGGGATTTTTATGGTATAACTGCTATCCTGCGCAAGTTTTTATGGGCGATAGCGGAAGTTTAAGCATAGGTGCTTTTTTAGGTTATCTTGGTATAGTTAGTAAAAATGAAATTTTACTTTTATTGATTGGTTTTGTTTTCGTCTTAGAAACAATTTCAGTAATTTTACAAGTAGGTAGTTTTAAAATTTTTAATAAAAGAGTATTTAAAATGGCACCAATTCATCATCATTTTGAAAAAGTAGGTTGGGTGGAAAACAAAATTATTGTCCGTTTTTGGATGATTGCACTACTTGCAAATATCATTGCATTGATTAGTATAAAGTTAAGATAA
- the gpmI gene encoding 2,3-bisphosphoglycerate-independent phosphoglycerate mutase → MSQKCVLIITDGIGYNDNQEFNAFFHAKKPTYDELFKNTPNVLIKTSGLAVGLPEGQMGNSEVGHMCIGSGRVIYQNLVKINQAIDDNTIRENNALQNLLNKSERIHVIGLYSDGGVHSMHTHFDALLKICKQENKEVFAHAISDGRDCSPKSGLDFIRRLYDFCKDENICLASLSGRFYAMDRDKRYERIKTYYDALLAKAQISDDFLQFIQENYDKNITDEFLTPVINPTFDGIRPDDGIIFINFRNDRMRQLVQALTQEDFNEFGRECIFRNAITMSLYDENFNLPVMFEKEELKNTLAATIAKANLTQLHTAETEKYAHVTFFFNGGKEEVEINETRVLIPSPKVKTYDQQPQMSIEEVSDEVVKGINSGIDFIVVNFANGDMVGHTGNFEAAIKAVESVDMCLGKVIKVARENNYAFIITSDHGNCEEMRDKNKNMLTNHTTFDVFAFVEASGVNKLKNNKGLSNIAASVLKILDLPIPKEMDEALF, encoded by the coding sequence ATGAGTCAAAAATGTGTTTTAATAATAACAGATGGTATAGGATATAACGATAATCAAGAATTTAATGCATTTTTTCATGCCAAAAAACCAACATATGATGAGCTTTTTAAGAATACTCCAAATGTTTTAATTAAGACAAGTGGTTTAGCTGTCGGTTTGCCTGAAGGTCAGATGGGAAATAGCGAAGTAGGACATATGTGTATAGGTAGTGGTCGTGTAATCTATCAAAATTTAGTAAAAATTAATCAAGCAATTGATGATAATACCATAAGAGAAAATAATGCTTTGCAAAATCTTTTGAATAAATCTGAGAGAATTCATGTTATAGGTCTTTATAGTGATGGAGGTGTGCATTCTATGCATACACATTTTGATGCCCTTTTGAAAATTTGCAAGCAAGAAAATAAAGAAGTGTTTGCTCATGCAATTAGTGATGGAAGAGATTGTTCTCCAAAATCAGGTTTGGATTTTATTAGAAGATTATATGATTTTTGTAAAGATGAAAATATATGTTTAGCTTCTTTATCTGGTAGATTTTATGCCATGGATAGAGATAAACGTTATGAGAGAATAAAAACGTATTATGATGCTTTACTAGCAAAAGCTCAAATAAGTGATGATTTTTTGCAATTTATACAAGAAAACTATGATAAAAATATCACCGATGAATTTCTAACTCCTGTGATTAATCCTACATTTGATGGAATCAGACCAGATGATGGTATAATTTTTATCAATTTTAGAAATGATAGAATGCGTCAGTTAGTTCAAGCATTAACCCAAGAAGATTTTAATGAATTTGGTAGAGAATGTATTTTTCGTAATGCAATTACCATGAGTTTATATGATGAAAATTTTAATTTACCTGTGATGTTTGAAAAAGAAGAGTTAAAAAATACTTTAGCTGCCACTATAGCAAAGGCAAATTTAACGCAACTTCATACAGCTGAAACAGAAAAATATGCCCATGTAACATTCTTTTTCAATGGAGGTAAAGAAGAAGTAGAGATCAATGAAACTCGTGTTTTAATTCCAAGCCCAAAGGTAAAAACCTATGATCAACAACCTCAAATGAGTATAGAAGAAGTGAGTGATGAGGTTGTTAAAGGTATTAACAGCGGTATAGATTTTATTGTTGTAAATTTTGCAAATGGTGATATGGTAGGTCATACAGGAAATTTTGAAGCAGCAATTAAGGCTGTAGAAAGTGTTGATATGTGTTTAGGAAAAGTAATTAAAGTTGCTAGAGAAAATAATTATGCTTTCATTATAACCTCTGATCATGGTAATTGTGAAGAGATGAGGGATAAAAATAAAAATATGCTGACAAATCATACCACTTTTGATGTATTTGCTTTTGTAGAGGCAAGTGGGGTGAATAAATTAAAAAATAATAAAGGACTTAGTAATATTGCTGCTAGTGTGCTTAAAATCTTAGATTTGCCAATTCCAAAAGAAATGGATGAGGCTTTATTTTAA
- the fabG gene encoding 3-oxoacyl-ACP reductase FabG, whose amino-acid sequence MKFSGKNVLITGASKGIGAAIVKELSSYGLKVWINYRSKPELADALKEEIEKNGGVAAVIKFDASIEEEFINAIATIVESDGELSYLVNNAGITNDKLALRMSMQDFSSVINANLNSSFLGCREALKTMSKKRFGAVVNIASIVGEMGNAGQTNYSASKGGMIALTKSFAKEGAARNIRYNCITPGFIKSDMTDVLSEEIKQHYINNIPLKRLAEASEVAQAVAFLLSDSSSYITGETLKVNGGLYM is encoded by the coding sequence ATGAAATTTAGTGGAAAAAATGTATTAATTACAGGTGCAAGTAAAGGTATAGGTGCTGCTATAGTTAAAGAATTATCAAGTTATGGTTTAAAAGTTTGGATTAATTATAGAAGTAAGCCTGAACTTGCTGATGCACTTAAAGAAGAAATAGAAAAAAATGGTGGTGTAGCAGCTGTAATAAAATTTGATGCTAGTATAGAAGAAGAATTTATAAATGCAATTGCTACAATTGTAGAAAGTGATGGTGAATTGAGTTATTTAGTAAATAATGCTGGTATCACAAATGATAAATTGGCACTTAGAATGAGCATGCAAGATTTTTCATCGGTAATTAATGCTAATTTAAATTCGAGTTTTTTAGGATGTAGAGAAGCCTTAAAAACTATGAGCAAAAAACGTTTTGGAGCAGTTGTAAATATAGCTTCCATTGTAGGTGAGATGGGAAATGCAGGTCAAACAAATTATAGTGCAAGTAAAGGAGGTATGATAGCTCTTACTAAATCTTTTGCTAAAGAAGGTGCTGCTAGAAATATAAGATATAATTGTATTACCCCAGGATTTATTAAAAGCGATATGACTGATGTTTTGAGTGAAGAAATAAAACAGCATTATATTAATAATATTCCTCTAAAACGTCTTGCAGAAGCTAGTGAAGTAGCGCAAGCTGTAGCTTTTTTACTAAGTGATTCTTCTTCTTACATAACAGGAGAGACTTTAAAAGTAAATGGTGGTCTTTACATGTAA
- the acpS gene encoding holo-ACP synthase, translating to MVGCDIVACSRIEKIYNRHKTFFLDKFLSKKEQTYIKNSNTLAGFWAIKEAASKALGVGISKECSFFDIIISKDDKNAPYIDFSQKVIKNFNIKSSSVSMAHDGGFAIAIVTIETLSKDNLA from the coding sequence ATGGTTGGATGTGATATAGTTGCATGTTCTCGTATAGAGAAGATTTACAATAGACACAAAACATTTTTCTTGGATAAATTTCTATCCAAGAAAGAACAAACATATATTAAAAATTCCAATACCTTAGCAGGGTTTTGGGCAATTAAAGAAGCTGCTTCTAAAGCTTTAGGAGTTGGAATTTCTAAAGAGTGTTCTTTTTTTGATATCATCATTTCCAAAGATGATAAAAATGCCCCTTATATTGATTTTTCACAAAAAGTTATAAAAAATTTTAATATAAAATCAAGTAGCGTTAGCATGGCTCATGATGGTGGATTTGCTATAGCCATTGTCACAATAGAAACATTAAGCAAGGATAACCTTGCTTAA
- the fliL gene encoding flagellar basal body-associated protein FliL produces the protein MADEMMDEQAQTKKKGGNTLVIIIVVFLFVFLLIIIGAIAYLMFSGSPEENPTPQTENQTQTMQTPKKTNSVAARGSDYTNIGVMYPLAPFTLNLLSDGGARYVKCTIQLEQNVETLTPELDKKSAIIRDIIIRTLTSKTFEEVSTTKGKERLKDELTGKINEVLTDGFIKNIYFTDFVVS, from the coding sequence ATGGCAGATGAAATGATGGATGAACAAGCTCAAACCAAAAAAAAAGGTGGAAATACTTTAGTTATTATTATTGTTGTATTTTTATTTGTTTTTTTATTAATCATTATAGGAGCTATAGCTTACTTAATGTTTAGTGGTAGTCCTGAAGAAAATCCTACCCCACAAACTGAAAATCAAACTCAAACTATGCAAACACCTAAAAAAACAAATTCTGTAGCTGCAAGAGGAAGTGATTATACAAATATTGGTGTAATGTATCCCTTAGCACCTTTTACTTTAAATTTACTTAGTGATGGTGGAGCTAGATATGTTAAATGCACTATTCAACTAGAGCAAAATGTCGAAACACTTACTCCTGAATTAGATAAAAAAAGTGCAATCATTAGGGATATTATTATTAGAACTTTAACTTCTAAAACATTTGAAGAAGTTAGTACGACCAAAGGAAAAGAAAGACTAAAAGATGAATTAACTGGTAAAATCAATGAAGTTTTGACCGATGGTTTTATTAAAAATATTTATTTTACAGATTTTGTCGTTTCTTAA
- a CDS encoding YheO-like PAS sensor domain-containing protein translates to MNKNTKAYYIKLVKFLADTLGRNYEIVLHDVSEDGANIAEIANNHISKRTINSPLTGIAMEMIKNKTYLERDYITHYKTSDENSKSMSGSTFFIKKDEKLEGLLCINHDTTAFKKISDEILNLACIYDNPNDEVENKEYIKLNLEELIKDITGMSIENFKNKNLKPKEKQKIIASFYEKGVFNVKGIIPKVAEILNISEPSVYRHLQKIK, encoded by the coding sequence ATGAATAAAAATACTAAAGCTTATTACATTAAGCTAGTGAAATTTCTAGCAGACACACTAGGGAGAAATTATGAGATTGTCTTACATGATGTTAGTGAAGATGGGGCAAATATAGCAGAAATTGCTAATAATCATATTAGCAAAAGGACTATAAATTCACCACTTACTGGTATTGCTATGGAGATGATTAAAAACAAAACTTATCTTGAGCGTGATTATATTACACATTATAAAACTTCAGATGAAAATTCAAAATCAATGAGTGGATCAACCTTTTTCATAAAAAAAGATGAAAAATTAGAAGGATTGCTTTGTATTAATCATGACACAACAGCTTTTAAAAAAATATCTGATGAAATTTTAAACCTAGCTTGTATTTATGATAATCCAAATGATGAAGTTGAAAATAAAGAATATATAAAATTAAATTTAGAAGAATTAATAAAAGATATCACTGGTATGAGTATAGAAAATTTTAAAAATAAAAATTTAAAACCCAAAGAAAAGCAAAAAATAATAGCGAGTTTTTACGAAAAAGGAGTGTTTAATGTAAAAGGTATTATACCAAAGGTAGCAGAAATTTTAAATATATCCGAACCAAGTGTGTATAGACATTTACAAAAAATAAAATAA
- a CDS encoding catalase yields the protein MKKLTNDFGNIVADNQNSLSAGAKGPLLMQDYLLLEKLAHQNRERIPERTVHAKGSGAYGELKITKDISQYTKAKVLQLGETTPLFIRFSTVAGEMGAADGERDVRGFAIKFYTKEGNWDLVGNNTPTFFIRDAYKFPDFIHTQKRDPRSHLRSNNAAWDFWTLCPESLHQVTILMSDRGIPASYRHMHGFGSHTYSLINDKNERFWVKFHFKTQQGIKNLTNEEAAKIVANDRESHQRDLFNAIEKGEFPKWTFQIQILKEDEVEKLGFNPFDLTKVWPHSKVPLIEVGELVLNKNVQNYFNEVEQAAFSPSNIVPGISFSPDKMLQARIFSYPDAHRYRIGTNYHLLPVNRSRSEVNTYNVAGAMNFDTYKNGLAYYEPNSYDDSPKEDKNFLEPDLKLEGDAQRYAPLDDDFYTQPRALFDLMSEKQKEQLFKNIAASMEGVDEKIIQRALNHFEKISNVYANGVKKALNK from the coding sequence ATGAAAAAATTAACTAATGATTTCGGAAATATAGTTGCAGATAATCAAAATTCATTAAGTGCTGGTGCTAAAGGCCCACTTTTAATGCAAGATTATCTTTTACTTGAAAAACTTGCTCATCAAAATAGAGAAAGAATTCCTGAAAGAACGGTTCATGCTAAAGGAAGTGGTGCTTATGGTGAGCTCAAAATAACTAAGGATATTTCACAATATACTAAAGCAAAAGTTTTACAGCTTGGAGAAACTACTCCTTTGTTTATAAGATTTTCAACTGTTGCTGGTGAAATGGGAGCTGCTGACGGAGAGCGTGATGTTAGAGGTTTTGCAATTAAATTTTATACCAAAGAAGGAAATTGGGATTTAGTTGGTAATAATACTCCTACATTTTTTATAAGAGATGCTTATAAATTTCCAGATTTTATTCATACTCAAAAAAGAGATCCAAGAAGTCATTTAAGAAGCAATAATGCAGCCTGGGATTTTTGGACGCTTTGTCCAGAAAGCTTGCATCAAGTAACTATTTTAATGAGTGATAGAGGTATTCCTGCTAGTTATCGTCACATGCATGGTTTTGGTAGTCATACTTATAGTTTAATTAATGATAAAAATGAAAGATTTTGGGTTAAATTTCATTTTAAAACTCAACAAGGTATTAAAAATTTAACCAATGAAGAAGCTGCAAAAATTGTAGCAAACGATAGAGAAAGTCATCAAAGGGATTTATTTAATGCGATTGAAAAAGGAGAATTTCCGAAATGGACTTTCCAAATTCAAATTTTAAAAGAAGATGAGGTGGAAAAATTAGGATTTAATCCTTTTGATTTAACTAAAGTTTGGCCTCATAGTAAAGTTCCTTTGATTGAAGTTGGAGAATTGGTGCTTAATAAAAATGTTCAAAATTATTTTAATGAGGTAGAACAGGCTGCATTTAGTCCAAGTAATATTGTTCCAGGCATTAGTTTTAGTCCTGATAAAATGCTTCAAGCTAGAATTTTTTCATATCCAGATGCGCACAGATATCGCATAGGAACAAATTATCATTTACTCCCTGTTAATCGCTCAAGGAGTGAAGTTAATACCTATAATGTTGCAGGGGCTATGAATTTTGATACTTATAAAAATGGTTTGGCTTATTATGAACCAAATAGTTATGATGATAGTCCAAAAGAAGATAAAAATTTCCTTGAGCCTGATTTGAAACTAGAAGGTGATGCGCAAAGATATGCACCACTTGATGATGATTTTTATACCCAGCCAAGAGCTTTGTTTGATTTAATGAGTGAAAAACAAAAAGAACAATTATTTAAAAATATTGCTGCTTCTATGGAGGGAGTTGATGAAAAAATTATACAAAGAGCATTAAATCATTTTGAAAAAATTTCAAATGTATATGCAAATGGAGTTAAAAAGGCTTTAAATAAATAA